In a single window of the Streptomyces sp. NBC_00353 genome:
- a CDS encoding TIGR03936 family radical SAM-associated protein produces the protein MQRIRLRYTKRGRLRFTSHRDFQRAFERALRRAEVPMAYSAGFTPHPKVSYANAAPTGTGSEAEFLEIALAERRDPDTLRDLLDASLPDGLDITDAVEARTSGLADRLTASVWEMRLDGVPFEDVEKAVAGFLGAESVEVQRRTKNGMRTFDARAAVADLEAVDPRADRPEDKPCAILRLVVRHVTPAVRPDDVLSGLRVVADLAPPVPAAVTRLAQGLFDEESGTVTDPLAPDREAAPTVLPTATGTAVATAPEGAGSA, from the coding sequence GTGCAGCGCATCCGACTGCGCTACACCAAGCGCGGCCGCCTCCGGTTCACCAGCCACCGCGACTTCCAGCGCGCCTTCGAGCGGGCGCTGCGCCGCGCCGAGGTGCCCATGGCCTACTCGGCGGGGTTCACCCCGCATCCCAAGGTGTCGTACGCCAATGCCGCACCCACCGGCACGGGCAGCGAGGCCGAGTTCCTGGAGATCGCCCTCGCCGAACGTCGGGATCCCGACACGTTGCGCGACCTGCTCGACGCGTCGCTCCCGGACGGCCTCGACATCACCGACGCCGTGGAGGCCCGCACCTCGGGTCTCGCCGATCGGCTGACTGCCTCCGTCTGGGAGATGCGGCTCGACGGGGTCCCGTTCGAGGACGTCGAGAAGGCCGTCGCCGGTTTCCTCGGCGCCGAGAGCGTCGAGGTCCAGCGCCGCACGAAGAACGGCATGCGGACCTTCGACGCCCGCGCCGCTGTCGCGGACCTGGAAGCCGTCGATCCCCGGGCTGATAGGCCGGAGGACAAGCCCTGTGCGATACTGCGGCTGGTTGTTCGGCACGTGACACCTGCCGTGCGACCTGACGACGTCCTGTCCGGTCTCCGCGTTGTGGCCGACCTGGCGCCGCCGGTCCCCGCAGCGGTGACCAGGCTGGCGCAGGGGCTCTTCGACGAGGAGTCCGGCACGGTGACCGACCCGCTCGCGCCCGACCGCGAGGCAGCCCCGACCGTGCTACCCACGGCCACCGGGACCGCCGTCGCGACGGCGCCGGAAGGTGCAGGTTCCGCGTAA
- a CDS encoding Rne/Rng family ribonuclease encodes MLEPNEPGTTGNAEENNTPGDKLPPRRRRRAASRPAGPPSGAAGSEAAAPAIPAVDAAVSDTTVAADEAEAAPPARTRRRAVRKATAPAGAPEAAEVVETSTSAAPAEAAEAAPVEETAEAAEAPRARRRATRKATAPAGTPKAEKTAEVAETEAAPVEETPETAEAPRARRRASRKATAPAGAPPAAEAVEVVEPTPAVETEAPEQPAVAEPVVAEAPRRTRRRASAPAGTPQTTPADTGTGETVEAAPVAEAAEPEAPRGRRRAVRKATAPAGAPQAAEAVAPAEIVTETPVEAAAAEEPAAEPEEAAEGAAPRGRQRRRATAAAGRPEFTGKVEEPARKSRRATRPAVAVFQAPVFAEPMFQTPETAAAAAAAAGTPSRYDEAEEEIETVEETAVTEEAAAEAAPVAEAAPQGGSRRRRRRRGEAAETEPVAERTPAPAAPVEEPAEDEHELEAEGEAEHEGEESDEYGDRPSRRRRRGGRRRRRGESTEGEEAAEQHADEHAADTSEEEHEADEEEEEDHELSASGSSSSRRRRRRRRRSGDASPEAEAGTDDPERTVVKVREPRKKEAEREPGTGFDEVQSIKGSTRMEAKKQRRREGREQGRRRVPIITEAEFLARREAVERVMVVRQNGERTQIGVLEDNVLVEHYVNKEQATSYVGNVYLGKVQNVLPSMEAAFVDIGKGRNAVLYAGEVNFEALGMAHGPRRIETALKSGQSVLVQVTKDPIGHKGARLTSQVSLPGRYLVYVPEGSMTGISRKLPDTERARLKTILKKIVPEDAGVIVRTAAEGASEDELRRDVERLQQQWEDIQKKSKSNGSANAPTLLYGEPDMTVRVVRDIFNEDFSKVIVSGDDAWETIHGYVAHVAPDLTDRLSRWTSEVDIFATYRIDEQLMKALDRKVWLPSGGSLVIDKTEAMVVVDVNTGKFTGQGGNLEETVTRNNLEAAEEIVRQLRLRDLGGIVVIDFIDMVLESNRDLVLRRLLECLGRDRTKHQVAEVTSLGLVQMTRKRVGQGLLESFSETCVHCNGRGVIVHMEQPTTVGGGGNGKRAKKRGRGGVGEQPEALVEHEHEHVEAEVETEAEVAAEVAAPVALPEPEFVPDEELYSSPAEAEAAASRGRGRRRATRKATAPAGAPRTAPEPTPVVEPEPVTEPVPVVEAPVAEAPQGRTRRRATRKATAPAGSPAAAGEPVEAPLPVADVVAAEAVVVEAPVAEAAPEEVAAPPRARRRVTRKVTAPAGSPAGADGAEVVVVTGSTEPKPEAAPAPADATAVAPEAAETAEAEAPAKKTARKTAKKATAKKAATKKTAAKKTVAKKTTAKKAAAKKTAAAEQ; translated from the coding sequence ATGCTCGAACCGAACGAGCCCGGCACGACCGGGAACGCCGAAGAGAACAACACCCCCGGGGACAAGCTGCCGCCGCGCCGCAGGCGCCGTGCCGCCTCCCGCCCGGCCGGTCCGCCGTCGGGCGCCGCCGGCTCGGAGGCTGCGGCGCCGGCCATACCGGCCGTTGACGCCGCAGTGTCCGACACCACCGTCGCCGCCGACGAGGCGGAGGCCGCACCGCCGGCACGTACGCGTCGCCGTGCGGTCCGCAAGGCGACCGCCCCCGCGGGTGCGCCGGAGGCCGCCGAGGTCGTGGAGACCTCCACGAGCGCTGCCCCCGCAGAGGCTGCGGAGGCCGCCCCGGTCGAAGAGACCGCTGAGGCCGCTGAGGCGCCGCGTGCGCGTCGCCGGGCGACCCGTAAGGCGACCGCTCCGGCGGGTACGCCGAAGGCCGAGAAGACCGCCGAGGTCGCCGAGACCGAGGCCGCCCCGGTCGAAGAGACCCCTGAGACCGCTGAGGCGCCGCGTGCGCGTCGCCGGGCGTCCCGCAAGGCCACCGCTCCGGCAGGTGCTCCGCCGGCCGCCGAGGCCGTGGAGGTCGTCGAGCCCACCCCGGCCGTCGAGACCGAGGCGCCCGAGCAGCCCGCCGTCGCCGAGCCCGTCGTGGCCGAGGCGCCCCGCCGTACCCGCCGCCGGGCATCCGCTCCGGCCGGTACGCCGCAGACCACGCCGGCCGACACCGGGACCGGTGAGACCGTGGAGGCCGCACCGGTCGCCGAGGCCGCTGAGCCGGAGGCCCCGCGCGGCCGTCGTCGGGCGGTCCGTAAGGCGACCGCTCCGGCGGGTGCGCCGCAGGCCGCCGAGGCCGTTGCCCCTGCCGAGATCGTCACCGAGACCCCGGTCGAGGCCGCTGCCGCCGAGGAGCCGGCCGCCGAGCCCGAGGAGGCGGCCGAGGGCGCCGCGCCGCGTGGCCGTCAGCGCCGTCGGGCCACCGCCGCCGCGGGCAGGCCGGAGTTCACCGGAAAGGTCGAGGAGCCCGCCCGTAAGAGCCGTCGCGCGACGCGCCCGGCCGTGGCCGTCTTCCAGGCGCCGGTCTTCGCCGAGCCGATGTTCCAGACCCCGGAGACCGCCGCAGCCGCGGCTGCGGCCGCCGGCACCCCCTCGCGTTACGACGAGGCCGAGGAAGAGATCGAGACGGTCGAGGAGACCGCCGTGACCGAGGAGGCCGCTGCCGAGGCGGCCCCCGTCGCCGAGGCCGCGCCGCAGGGCGGCTCCCGTCGGCGTCGCCGCCGTCGTGGCGAGGCCGCCGAGACCGAGCCGGTCGCCGAGCGGACGCCCGCGCCCGCCGCCCCGGTCGAGGAGCCGGCCGAGGACGAGCACGAGCTGGAGGCCGAAGGCGAGGCCGAGCACGAGGGCGAGGAGTCGGACGAGTACGGGGACCGGCCCTCGCGCCGTCGCCGTCGCGGTGGCCGTCGCCGTCGCCGCGGTGAGTCGACCGAGGGCGAAGAAGCCGCGGAGCAGCACGCCGACGAGCACGCCGCCGACACGTCCGAGGAAGAGCACGAGGCCGACGAGGAGGAGGAAGAGGACCACGAGCTGTCCGCTTCCGGCTCCAGCAGCAGCCGTCGCCGGCGTCGTCGCCGTCGTCGCAGCGGTGACGCCTCGCCCGAGGCCGAAGCCGGTACGGACGACCCGGAGCGTACGGTCGTCAAGGTCCGTGAGCCCCGGAAGAAGGAAGCCGAGCGCGAGCCCGGCACCGGCTTCGACGAGGTCCAGTCCATCAAGGGCTCGACCCGTATGGAGGCGAAGAAGCAGCGTCGCCGCGAAGGCCGTGAGCAGGGGCGCCGGCGCGTCCCGATCATCACGGAGGCGGAGTTCCTGGCCCGCCGCGAGGCCGTCGAGCGCGTGATGGTCGTCCGTCAGAACGGCGAGCGCACCCAGATCGGCGTCCTCGAGGACAACGTGCTCGTCGAGCACTACGTCAACAAGGAGCAGGCCACCAGCTACGTCGGCAACGTCTACCTGGGCAAGGTGCAGAACGTACTGCCGTCCATGGAGGCTGCCTTCGTGGACATCGGCAAGGGCCGCAACGCCGTCCTGTACGCCGGTGAGGTCAACTTCGAGGCGCTCGGCATGGCCCATGGGCCGCGTCGGATCGAGACCGCGCTGAAGTCCGGCCAGTCCGTCCTCGTCCAGGTGACGAAGGACCCGATCGGCCACAAGGGCGCCCGTCTGACCAGCCAGGTCTCGCTGCCCGGCCGTTACCTGGTCTATGTGCCCGAGGGCTCGATGACCGGTATCAGCCGCAAGCTGCCCGACACGGAGCGCGCCCGGCTGAAGACCATCCTCAAGAAGATCGTCCCCGAGGACGCGGGCGTCATCGTGCGCACCGCCGCCGAGGGTGCGAGCGAGGACGAGCTGCGCCGCGATGTCGAGCGGCTGCAGCAGCAGTGGGAGGACATCCAGAAGAAGTCGAAGAGCAACGGCAGCGCCAACGCGCCGACGCTGCTCTACGGCGAGCCGGACATGACGGTCCGAGTCGTCCGCGACATCTTCAACGAGGACTTCTCGAAGGTCATCGTCAGCGGTGACGACGCGTGGGAGACCATCCACGGTTACGTCGCACACGTTGCCCCCGACCTGACGGACCGTCTGTCGAGGTGGACCTCCGAGGTCGACATCTTCGCGACCTACCGGATCGACGAGCAGTTGATGAAGGCGCTGGACCGCAAGGTCTGGCTGCCCAGCGGCGGTTCGCTGGTGATCGACAAGACCGAGGCGATGGTCGTCGTCGACGTCAACACCGGCAAGTTCACCGGTCAGGGCGGCAACCTCGAGGAGACCGTCACCAGGAACAACCTGGAGGCGGCCGAGGAGATCGTGCGCCAGCTGCGGCTGCGCGACCTCGGCGGCATCGTCGTCATCGACTTCATCGACATGGTCCTGGAGTCCAACCGGGATCTGGTGCTGCGGCGTCTGCTGGAGTGCCTGGGTCGCGACCGTACGAAGCACCAGGTCGCCGAGGTCACCTCGCTGGGCCTGGTCCAGATGACCCGCAAGCGGGTGGGCCAGGGTCTGCTGGAGTCCTTCTCCGAGACCTGTGTCCACTGCAACGGGCGCGGCGTGATCGTGCACATGGAGCAGCCGACCACGGTCGGTGGCGGCGGCAACGGCAAGCGTGCGAAGAAGCGCGGCCGCGGTGGCGTCGGTGAGCAGCCCGAGGCTCTCGTCGAGCACGAGCACGAGCACGTTGAGGCCGAGGTGGAGACCGAGGCCGAGGTGGCTGCCGAGGTCGCCGCTCCGGTGGCACTTCCCGAGCCGGAGTTCGTACCGGACGAGGAGCTGTACAGCAGCCCGGCCGAGGCCGAGGCGGCCGCTTCGCGCGGCCGTGGCCGTCGGCGCGCGACCCGCAAGGCAACGGCCCCGGCCGGCGCCCCGAGGACGGCGCCCGAGCCCACCCCGGTCGTGGAGCCGGAGCCGGTGACCGAGCCCGTGCCGGTTGTCGAGGCCCCGGTGGCCGAGGCTCCGCAGGGCCGTACGCGCCGTCGGGCGACCCGCAAGGCGACCGCTCCGGCGGGCTCGCCGGCCGCGGCCGGCGAGCCGGTCGAGGCGCCGCTGCCCGTAGCGGACGTGGTTGCTGCCGAGGCCGTGGTGGTCGAGGCCCCGGTGGCCGAGGCCGCACCCGAGGAGGTGGCCGCCCCGCCGCGTGCCCGGCGCCGGGTGACCCGCAAGGTCACCGCCCCCGCGGGCTCGCCCGCAGGTGCGGACGGTGCGGAGGTCGTCGTGGTGACGGGCTCCACCGAGCCGAAGCCCGAGGCCGCACCGGCCCCGGCCGACGCCACCGCCGTTGCCCCGGAAGCCGCGGAGACCGCGGAGGCCGAGGCCCCGGCGAAGAAGACGGCCCGCAAGACCGCCAAGAAGGCCACCGCCAAGAAGGCAGCCACCAAGAAGACGGCTGCCAAGAAGACCGTCGCGAAGAAGACGACGGCCAAGAAGGCGGCGGCGAAGAAGACGGCGGCGGCGGAGCAGTAG
- a CDS encoding phosphocholine cytidylyltransferase family protein: MIGLILAAGAGRRLRPYTDTLPKALVPVGPEGDEESLTVIDLTLGNFAEVGLTEVAIIVGYRKEAVYARKEALEAKYGVTITLIDNDKAEEWNNAYSLWCGRDSIKHSVILANGDTVHPVSVEKTLLAARGDGKRIILALDTVKQLADEEMKVVVDPEKGVQRITKLMDPADATGEYIGVTLIEGDAADELADALRTTFERDPDLYYEDGYQELVNRGFKVDVAPIGDIQWVEIDNHEDLAKGRRIACQY; the protein is encoded by the coding sequence ATGATCGGCCTGATACTCGCAGCCGGTGCCGGACGGCGTCTGCGCCCGTACACCGACACCCTTCCGAAGGCCCTGGTGCCGGTAGGCCCCGAGGGCGACGAGGAGAGCCTCACCGTCATCGATCTGACGCTGGGCAACTTCGCCGAGGTGGGGCTGACCGAGGTCGCGATCATCGTGGGTTACCGCAAGGAGGCCGTGTACGCCCGCAAGGAGGCTCTTGAGGCGAAGTACGGCGTCACGATCACGCTGATCGACAACGACAAGGCCGAGGAGTGGAACAACGCGTACTCCCTCTGGTGCGGCCGCGACTCGATCAAGCACAGCGTGATCCTCGCCAACGGCGACACCGTGCACCCGGTCTCCGTCGAGAAGACGCTGCTGGCCGCACGCGGTGACGGCAAGCGGATCATCCTTGCCCTCGACACGGTGAAGCAGCTCGCCGACGAGGAGATGAAGGTCGTCGTGGACCCCGAGAAGGGCGTCCAGCGGATCACCAAGCTGATGGACCCGGCGGACGCGACGGGCGAGTACATCGGTGTCACCCTCATCGAGGGCGATGCGGCCGACGAGCTCGCGGACGCGCTGCGGACGACCTTCGAGCGCGACCCGGACCTGTACTACGAGGACGGCTACCAGGAGCTCGTCAACCGCGGCTTCAAGGTCGACGTGGCGCCGATCGGCGACATCCAGTGGGTCGAGATCGACAACCACGAGGACCTCGCCAAGGGCAGGAGGATCGCGTGCCAGTACTGA
- a CDS encoding iron-containing alcohol dehydrogenase family protein — protein sequence MPVLTRLIPAPIVVDIRAGALADLASVLADQRISSSGKLAVAISAGSGQALRERLSSSLPSASWFEVGGGSLGDAIKLAEAMKSGRYDAVVGLGGGKIIDCAKFAAARVGLPLVAVATNLSHDGLCSPVATLDNDAGRGSYGVPNPIAVLIDLDIIREAPARFVRSGIGDALSNISAVADWELAHEVKGEDIDGLAAAMARQAGEAVLRHPGGIGDDSFLQVLAEGLVITGISMSVAGDSRPASGACHEINHAFDLLFPQRAASHGEQCGLGAAFAMHLRGAREESVQMARTLRGHGLPVLAEEIGFTADEFVSVVEFAPQTRPGRYTILEHLNLSADGIRDAYAEYVKAVEA from the coding sequence GTGCCAGTACTGACCCGCCTCATACCGGCGCCGATCGTCGTCGATATCCGCGCGGGTGCCCTGGCCGATCTCGCGAGCGTCCTCGCGGACCAGAGGATCTCCAGCTCGGGGAAGCTGGCGGTCGCGATCAGCGCAGGGTCCGGTCAGGCGCTGCGCGAGCGGCTCTCGTCGAGCCTGCCGAGTGCTTCCTGGTTCGAGGTCGGCGGCGGCTCCCTCGGGGACGCGATCAAGCTCGCCGAGGCCATGAAGTCCGGGCGTTACGACGCCGTGGTGGGCCTCGGCGGCGGCAAGATCATCGACTGTGCGAAGTTCGCCGCGGCGCGTGTCGGGCTGCCGCTGGTCGCGGTGGCGACGAACCTCTCCCACGACGGTCTCTGCTCGCCGGTCGCCACACTGGACAACGACGCGGGCCGTGGCTCGTACGGTGTCCCGAACCCGATCGCGGTCCTGATCGACCTCGACATCATCCGCGAGGCCCCGGCCCGGTTCGTGCGCTCCGGGATCGGCGACGCGCTTTCCAACATCTCCGCGGTCGCGGACTGGGAGCTCGCCCATGAGGTCAAGGGCGAGGACATCGACGGCCTCGCTGCCGCGATGGCCCGCCAGGCCGGTGAGGCGGTGCTGCGCCACCCCGGCGGCATCGGGGACGACAGCTTCCTGCAGGTGCTGGCCGAAGGGCTGGTGATCACCGGTATCTCGATGTCGGTCGCGGGCGACAGCCGCCCCGCTTCCGGCGCGTGCCACGAGATCAACCACGCCTTCGATCTGCTCTTCCCTCAGCGTGCCGCCAGCCACGGCGAGCAGTGCGGTCTGGGCGCGGCGTTCGCGATGCATCTGCGCGGTGCCCGCGAGGAGTCCGTACAGATGGCCCGGACGCTGCGGGGCCACGGCCTGCCCGTGCTGGCCGAGGAGATCGGCTTCACCGCGGACGAGTTCGTCTCGGTGGTCGAATTCGCTCCGCAGACCAGGCCGGGGCGCTACACGATTCTGGAGCACCTGAACCTGTCCGCGGACGGGATCCGGGATGCCTACGCCGAGTACGTGAAGGCTGTCGAGGCCTGA
- the rplU gene encoding 50S ribosomal protein L21, with the protein MYAIVRSGGRQHKVAVGDIVEVDKIPTAQVGDTVELSTLLVVDGDAVTSDPWVLAGIKVQAEIVDHHKGAKIDILRYKNKTGYRRRQGHRQQYTAIKVTGIPAAAK; encoded by the coding sequence GTGTACGCCATCGTGCGCAGCGGTGGCCGCCAGCACAAGGTTGCTGTCGGTGACATCGTTGAGGTTGACAAGATTCCCACTGCCCAGGTTGGTGACACGGTCGAGCTCTCGACCCTGCTCGTGGTCGACGGCGACGCCGTGACCAGCGACCCGTGGGTGCTGGCCGGGATCAAGGTTCAGGCCGAGATCGTGGACCACCACAAGGGCGCGAAGATCGACATCCTTCGCTACAAGAACAAGACCGGCTACCGCCGTCGCCAGGGTCACCGCCAGCAGTACACGGCGATCAAGGTCACCGGTATCCCCGCGGCTGCGAAGTAA
- the rpmA gene encoding 50S ribosomal protein L27, which translates to MAHKKGASSTRNGRDSNAQRLGVKRFGGQAVNAGEILVRQRGTHFHPGTGVGRGGDDTLFALAAGAVEFGTHRGRKVVNIVPIAE; encoded by the coding sequence ATGGCACACAAGAAGGGCGCATCGTCCACCCGGAACGGGCGCGATTCCAACGCTCAGCGGCTCGGCGTCAAGCGCTTCGGCGGCCAGGCCGTCAACGCCGGTGAGATCCTGGTCCGCCAGCGCGGCACCCACTTCCACCCGGGCACGGGCGTCGGCCGTGGCGGCGACGACACGCTGTTCGCGCTCGCCGCTGGTGCGGTCGAGTTCGGCACCCACCGTGGCCGCAAGGTCGTGAACATCGTTCCGATCGCCGAGTAA
- the obgE gene encoding GTPase ObgE: MTTFVDRVDLHVAAGNGGHGCASVHREKFKPLGGPDGGNGGRGGDVTLVVDQDITTLLDYHHSPHRKATNGQPGAGDHRTGKEGQDLVLPVPDGTVVLDRNGNVLADLVGQGTTFVAGQGGRGGLGNAALASARRKAPGFALLGEPGESRDIVLELKTVADVALVGYPSAGKSSLISVLSAAKPKIADYPFTTLVPNLGVVTAGSTVYTIADVPGLIPGASQGRGLGLEFLRHVERCSVLVHVLDTATLESDRDPVSDLDMIEEELKQYGGLDDRPRIVVLNKIDIPDGQDLADLIRPELEERGYRVFEVSAVARTGLKELSYALAGVIAEARAAKPVEEATRIVIRPKAVDDAGFTVTLEEDGIYRVRGEKPERWVRQTDFNNDEAVGYLADRLNRLGVEDELMKAGARAGDGVAIGAEDNAVVFDWEPTVAAGAEMLGRRGEDHRLEAPRPAAQRRRDRESERDEVSKEYQEFDPFA, translated from the coding sequence ATGACCACCTTCGTGGACCGCGTCGATCTGCATGTCGCCGCGGGTAACGGAGGCCACGGCTGTGCCTCCGTTCACCGTGAGAAGTTCAAGCCGCTCGGCGGCCCGGACGGCGGCAACGGCGGCCGTGGCGGCGATGTGACCCTGGTCGTCGACCAGGACATCACCACGCTCCTCGACTATCACCACAGTCCGCACCGCAAGGCCACCAACGGCCAGCCCGGCGCGGGCGACCACCGCACCGGCAAGGAGGGTCAGGACCTCGTCCTGCCGGTCCCCGACGGCACGGTCGTGCTCGACAGGAACGGCAACGTGCTGGCCGACCTGGTCGGTCAGGGCACCACGTTCGTGGCCGGCCAGGGCGGCCGCGGCGGCCTCGGCAACGCGGCACTCGCCTCCGCCCGCCGCAAGGCCCCCGGCTTCGCGCTGCTCGGCGAGCCGGGCGAGTCCCGGGACATCGTCCTGGAGCTCAAGACCGTCGCCGACGTGGCTCTGGTGGGTTACCCGAGCGCCGGCAAGTCCTCGCTGATCTCGGTCCTGTCCGCGGCCAAGCCGAAGATCGCCGACTACCCGTTCACCACGCTCGTCCCGAACCTGGGCGTGGTCACCGCGGGCAGCACCGTCTACACCATCGCCGACGTCCCGGGCCTGATCCCGGGCGCCAGCCAGGGCAGGGGCCTCGGTCTGGAGTTCCTGCGGCACGTCGAGCGCTGCTCGGTCCTCGTACACGTGCTGGACACGGCGACGCTGGAGTCCGACCGCGACCCGGTCTCCGACCTCGACATGATCGAGGAAGAGCTGAAGCAGTACGGCGGTCTGGACGACCGGCCCCGCATCGTCGTCCTCAACAAGATCGACATTCCGGACGGTCAGGACCTCGCCGACTTGATCCGGCCGGAACTGGAGGAGCGCGGCTACCGCGTCTTCGAGGTGTCCGCCGTCGCCCGTACCGGTCTCAAGGAGCTCTCCTACGCGCTCGCCGGTGTGATCGCCGAGGCGCGTGCCGCCAAGCCCGTGGAGGAGGCGACCCGCATCGTCATCCGTCCGAAGGCCGTGGACGACGCGGGCTTCACCGTCACGCTGGAGGAGGACGGCATCTACCGGGTGCGCGGCGAGAAGCCGGAGCGCTGGGTGCGGCAGACCGACTTCAACAACGACGAGGCCGTCGGCTATCTGGCGGACCGTCTCAACCGTCTCGGTGTCGAGGACGAGCTGATGAAGGCCGGCGCCCGGGCGGGTGACGGTGTGGCCATCGGCGCCGAGGACAACGCGGTCGTCTTCGACTGGGAGCCGACCGTGGCGGCGGGTGCGGAGATGCTCGGGCGTCGTGGCGAGGACCACCGTCTCGAAGCGCCGCGTCCGGCCGCTCAGCGCCGTCGTGACCGTGAGTCGGAGCGGGACGAAGTCAGCAAGGAATACCAGGAGTTCGACCCGTTCGCGTAG
- a CDS encoding glycosyltransferase family 4 protein codes for MKISFLVRDLCHMGGVVSATQNLAGALASRHEVEIVALRKVRDKSHFPLDPRVSVRVLTDLRGHSPASDLEHPLIGVFPKVYPVDPAEKKPVVSRLAELRLLEFLATTDSDVVVSSSPRNTIMLSYAEGDYLRVTQEHSMPSIYAKYYQGRLFKAYHSLDALTAPTPEEAESIGKQVPGVRNRLAVMPNCVPAAPVQSKSTNKVIIAAGLLKENKNFAAVVEAFATVVRKHPDWRLRIYGEGMEKADLRKQIENLGLHNTVALMGPVAPVAPEFSKGSIFVLPSKREAFGNVIVEAMAAGLPVVSTDADHGPRNIITHGEDGLLVPCGNSDAMAEAVLELVENDERRKLMGEAAVRNAVRFHEPASCERFEAILHDAFARRALLTTAGAQVDPEGSVRIEVGVLPPEAHGAEIACRLVGSLDQERRFAIEPGGTAVVPWRDGLPEGTWELSVRTPAGIEVPLTVDGYGCDLRDVFNVPLPREDGAPALELLLPHRGEMDRLRIRSVVRDAHVEIDALAVSTETIEMEAVGWGVELGRGAVLEAVLRKDKERVMTFPVAAVEGRRITARVDCAALVRAHEGPEQIWDMWLRPAEEADRVQVGKLATDVLQPIGVFTFPRPVIRVLPEPSTTLPAKVRRRVTRALNGGKPVPLPVTRIEIRPYFTALSQLAFKTVDVQP; via the coding sequence GTGAAGATTTCATTCCTGGTACGTGACCTGTGCCATATGGGCGGGGTGGTCAGCGCGACGCAGAACCTTGCGGGCGCGCTCGCCTCCCGGCACGAGGTGGAGATCGTGGCCCTGCGCAAGGTGCGGGACAAGTCGCACTTCCCGCTCGACCCGCGGGTCTCCGTGCGCGTTCTCACCGACCTGCGGGGGCATTCCCCCGCCTCCGATCTGGAGCACCCGTTGATCGGGGTCTTCCCGAAGGTCTACCCGGTCGACCCGGCAGAGAAGAAGCCGGTGGTCAGCAGACTGGCCGAGCTGCGGCTGCTGGAATTCCTCGCGACCACCGACTCCGATGTCGTGGTGAGCTCCAGCCCGCGGAACACGATCATGCTCTCGTACGCCGAGGGTGACTACCTGCGGGTCACGCAGGAGCACTCGATGCCCTCGATCTACGCGAAGTACTACCAGGGCCGACTGTTCAAGGCGTACCACTCGCTGGACGCGCTCACCGCTCCCACGCCCGAAGAGGCCGAGAGCATCGGCAAGCAGGTGCCCGGCGTCCGTAACCGGCTGGCCGTCATGCCGAACTGCGTGCCCGCCGCCCCGGTGCAGTCCAAGAGCACCAACAAGGTCATCATCGCGGCGGGTCTCCTCAAGGAGAACAAGAACTTCGCGGCGGTCGTCGAAGCCTTCGCCACCGTCGTACGCAAGCATCCCGACTGGCGGCTGCGCATCTATGGCGAAGGAATGGAGAAGGCCGATCTGCGCAAGCAGATCGAGAACCTCGGCCTGCACAACACCGTGGCGCTGATGGGACCGGTCGCCCCGGTCGCCCCGGAATTCAGCAAGGGTTCGATCTTCGTGCTCCCGTCCAAGCGGGAGGCGTTCGGCAATGTGATCGTCGAGGCGATGGCCGCCGGTCTGCCTGTGGTCAGCACCGACGCCGACCATGGACCGCGCAACATCATCACCCACGGCGAGGACGGTCTCCTCGTCCCGTGCGGCAACAGCGACGCCATGGCCGAGGCCGTCCTCGAACTGGTCGAGAACGACGAGCGCCGCAAGCTGATGGGCGAGGCCGCGGTACGCAACGCCGTGCGTTTCCACGAGCCCGCGAGCTGCGAGCGCTTCGAGGCGATCCTGCACGACGCGTTCGCCCGCCGGGCACTGCTGACGACGGCCGGCGCACAGGTGGACCCGGAGGGATCGGTCCGGATCGAGGTCGGCGTCCTGCCTCCGGAGGCGCACGGCGCCGAGATCGCCTGCCGCTTGGTCGGCAGCCTGGACCAGGAGCGGCGGTTCGCGATCGAACCCGGGGGCACCGCAGTGGTGCCGTGGCGCGACGGACTGCCCGAGGGGACCTGGGAGCTGTCGGTACGTACCCCGGCGGGCATCGAGGTGCCGCTGACGGTGGACGGTTACGGCTGCGACTTACGTGATGTGTTCAATGTGCCGTTGCCCCGGGAGGACGGCGCCCCGGCCCTGGAGCTGTTGCTGCCGCACCGGGGCGAGATGGACCGCCTCCGGATCCGTAGCGTGGTGCGCGACGCCCATGTGGAGATCGACGCGCTGGCGGTCAGCACCGAGACCATCGAGATGGAAGCGGTCGGCTGGGGTGTGGAGCTCGGCCGCGGAGCCGTCCTGGAGGCCGTGCTCCGCAAGGACAAGGAACGGGTGATGACCTTCCCGGTGGCGGCCGTGGAGGGCCGCCGGATCACCGCCCGGGTCGACTGCGCCGCGCTGGTGCGTGCGCACGAGGGACCCGAGCAGATCTGGGACATGTGGCTGCGGCCCGCGGAGGAGGCGGACCGGGTCCAGGTCGGCAAGCTGGCCACCGACGTGCTGCAACCGATCGGGGTGTTCACCTTCCCCCGTCCGGTGATCCGGGTACTGCCCGAGCCCAGCACGACACTGCCGGCCAAGGTGAGGCGCCGGGTGACCAGGGCGCTGAACGGTGGCAAGCCCGTACCGCTTCCGGTCACCAGGATCGAGATCAGGCCGTACTTCACGGCCCTGTCGCAGCTCGCCTTCAAGACGGTGGACGTACAGCCGTAG